A genomic stretch from Sphingomonas faeni includes:
- the mfd gene encoding transcription-repair coupling factor, with amino-acid sequence MPDLKTILSATTPLTLSGVPSGFQPSLLADLARAAKTRAVFIAPDDAAMRAIASTAAYFAPDLEVLSFPAWDCLPYDRASPTLRIMAERVAALQRLQGKPKGPQLLLTTANAATQRVLTPFRIRQLVARLAPGERIGRDKLAVLLQANGYVRTDTVHDQGEYAVRGGIVDLYPSGEDHALRLDFFGDEIESVRTFDAADQRTTGRIDGFVLLPASEALLDEDSIKRFRTRYRDAFGATATGDPMYQAISEGRRIAGMEHWLPLFEEKMATLFDHLGADDVVVRDNGVAAAVESRLESIADYYENRKRAEAAQPGSYRPMPAKALYLDAQEWSGGVEAFAAHITSPFHEPPSDTVLDFDVDGPRDFGPERAAQTNIYEAVADHVEKLRKQGRKPILASYSIGARERLGSLLADHDMKGGKHAETWQEALGIADTAQSFGVALIVLPLDHGFTAPGIAVLTEQDMLGDRLVHRKKRKKSADAFLAELATLTPGDLVVHTEHGIGRYEGLTSIPVGQSPHDCVALSYAGGDKLYVPVENIDVLSRYGSSEEGATLDRLGGEGWQRRKSKMKERIREIAGELIATAAERALHPGDVLEPDASGYPSFVDRFPYEETEDQDRAIEDVLGDLAAGKPMDRLVVGDVGFGKTEVALRAAFVAAMGGKQVAIVCPTTLLARQHYNNFVARFEGFPMNMGRLSRLVTASEAKATKEGLANGTIDVVIGTHALLAKNIDFKRLGLVVVDEEQRFGVTHKERLKALRADVHMLTLTATPIPRTLQMAMSGIRELSVIQTPPVDRLAVRTYIMPFDPVVLREALLREHYRGGQSFVVTPRVADLPEIEDFLREQVPEIRFVVAHGQMSPTEVEERMSAFYDKKFEVLVSTTIIESGIDIASANTMIVHRADRFGLAQLYQLRGRVGRSKTRAYAYLVTPPERQMTVTAEKRLKVLSDLDSLGAGFQLASHDLDIRGAGNMLGDEQTGHIKEVGFELYQAMLEEAIMDAKAGGMTSSRPRDFSPQITVDAPILIPEDYVPDLDLRMGLYRRLNDLDEGQEIEAFAAEMIDRFGPLPDATENLIKVIEIKLNAKRACVSKIDVGPKGVLVSFHDDKPPNIDKLLAYVERLNGVARLRPDSKLVLQRAWGDPKARLHGALQLSKGLAKAAS; translated from the coding sequence ATGCCAGACCTCAAGACGATCCTCTCCGCGACGACCCCGCTGACGCTGTCGGGCGTGCCGTCCGGCTTCCAGCCGTCGCTGCTCGCCGACCTCGCCCGGGCCGCGAAAACCCGCGCGGTGTTCATCGCGCCGGACGATGCGGCGATGCGCGCGATCGCCTCGACGGCGGCCTATTTCGCGCCCGATCTCGAAGTGCTGAGCTTCCCCGCCTGGGACTGTCTCCCTTACGACCGCGCCTCGCCCACGCTGCGTATCATGGCCGAGCGCGTCGCCGCCCTGCAACGTCTGCAAGGCAAGCCCAAGGGTCCGCAGCTCCTCCTCACCACCGCCAACGCCGCGACTCAGCGCGTCCTAACCCCGTTCCGCATCCGCCAGCTCGTCGCACGGCTCGCGCCCGGTGAACGGATCGGCCGTGACAAGCTTGCCGTGCTGCTCCAGGCGAACGGCTATGTCCGCACCGACACCGTCCACGACCAGGGCGAATATGCGGTGCGCGGCGGGATCGTCGATCTCTACCCGTCGGGCGAAGACCACGCGCTCCGCCTCGATTTCTTCGGCGACGAGATCGAGAGCGTCCGCACCTTCGACGCGGCCGACCAGCGCACCACCGGCCGGATCGACGGCTTCGTCCTGCTCCCGGCCTCCGAAGCGCTGCTCGACGAGGACTCGATCAAGCGTTTCCGCACTCGTTACCGCGACGCGTTCGGCGCGACCGCGACCGGCGATCCGATGTACCAGGCGATCTCCGAAGGCCGGCGGATCGCAGGCATGGAGCATTGGCTGCCGCTGTTCGAGGAGAAGATGGCGACGCTGTTCGACCATCTCGGCGCCGACGACGTCGTGGTCCGCGACAACGGCGTCGCCGCGGCGGTCGAAAGCCGGCTCGAATCGATCGCCGACTATTACGAGAACCGCAAGCGCGCCGAAGCCGCCCAGCCCGGCAGCTACCGCCCGATGCCCGCCAAGGCGCTGTACCTCGACGCGCAGGAATGGTCCGGCGGCGTCGAGGCGTTCGCCGCGCACATCACCTCGCCATTCCACGAACCGCCAAGCGACACCGTGCTCGACTTCGACGTCGACGGCCCGCGCGATTTCGGCCCCGAGCGCGCCGCGCAAACGAACATCTACGAAGCCGTCGCCGATCACGTCGAGAAGCTCCGGAAACAGGGCCGCAAGCCGATCCTCGCCAGCTATTCGATCGGCGCGCGTGAACGCCTGGGGAGCCTGCTCGCCGACCATGACATGAAAGGCGGCAAGCACGCCGAAACCTGGCAGGAGGCGCTTGGCATCGCGGATACCGCGCAAAGCTTCGGCGTCGCGCTGATCGTCCTGCCGCTCGATCACGGCTTCACCGCGCCGGGGATCGCGGTTCTTACCGAGCAGGACATGCTCGGCGACCGCCTCGTCCACCGCAAGAAGCGCAAGAAATCCGCCGACGCGTTCCTCGCCGAATTGGCGACGCTGACGCCGGGTGACCTCGTCGTCCACACCGAGCACGGGATCGGGCGGTACGAGGGCCTGACCTCGATCCCGGTGGGCCAGAGCCCGCATGATTGCGTCGCGCTGAGCTATGCCGGTGGCGACAAGCTGTACGTGCCGGTCGAGAATATCGACGTCCTCTCGCGCTACGGCTCGTCCGAGGAAGGCGCGACGCTCGACCGTCTCGGCGGCGAAGGCTGGCAGCGTCGCAAGTCGAAGATGAAGGAGCGGATCCGCGAGATTGCCGGCGAACTCATCGCGACCGCCGCCGAACGTGCGCTGCATCCGGGCGATGTGCTCGAACCCGATGCGAGCGGCTACCCCAGCTTCGTCGACCGCTTCCCGTACGAGGAAACCGAGGACCAGGATCGCGCGATCGAGGACGTGCTGGGTGACTTGGCCGCGGGCAAGCCGATGGACCGGCTGGTGGTCGGCGACGTCGGCTTCGGCAAGACCGAGGTTGCACTACGCGCCGCATTCGTCGCGGCGATGGGGGGCAAGCAGGTCGCGATCGTGTGCCCGACGACGCTGCTCGCGCGCCAGCACTACAACAACTTCGTCGCCCGCTTCGAAGGCTTCCCGATGAACATGGGCCGCCTGTCGCGGCTCGTCACCGCGAGCGAGGCGAAGGCGACCAAGGAGGGTCTCGCGAACGGCACGATCGACGTCGTCATCGGCACGCATGCGCTGCTCGCGAAGAATATCGACTTCAAGCGGCTCGGGCTGGTGGTGGTCGACGAGGAACAGCGCTTCGGCGTCACGCACAAGGAGCGGCTGAAGGCACTGCGGGCGGACGTCCACATGCTGACGCTGACCGCGACACCGATCCCGCGCACGCTCCAGATGGCGATGTCGGGCATCCGCGAGCTGTCGGTGATCCAGACCCCGCCGGTCGATCGCCTTGCGGTGCGGACCTACATCATGCCGTTCGATCCCGTTGTGCTGCGCGAGGCGTTGCTTCGCGAGCATTACCGTGGCGGGCAGAGCTTCGTCGTCACCCCCCGCGTGGCAGATCTGCCCGAGATCGAGGACTTCCTGCGGGAACAGGTCCCAGAGATCCGTTTCGTCGTCGCGCACGGCCAGATGTCGCCGACCGAGGTCGAGGAGCGCATGTCGGCGTTCTACGACAAGAAGTTCGAGGTGCTCGTCTCCACCACGATCATCGAAAGCGGGATCGACATCGCGTCGGCCAACACGATGATCGTCCATCGCGCCGACCGCTTCGGCCTCGCCCAGCTGTATCAGCTGCGCGGGCGCGTCGGCCGGTCGAAGACGCGTGCCTATGCGTATCTCGTGACGCCGCCTGAGCGGCAGATGACGGTGACGGCCGAGAAGCGCCTGAAGGTGTTGTCCGATCTCGATTCACTCGGAGCTGGCTTCCAGCTGGCGAGTCACGATCTCGATATCCGCGGCGCGGGCAACATGCTCGGCGACGAGCAGACCGGGCACATCAAGGAGGTCGGGTTCGAGCTTTACCAGGCGATGCTGGAGGAGGCGATCATGGACGCCAAGGCCGGCGGGATGACGTCGTCGCGGCCGCGCGATTTCTCGCCGCAGATCACGGTCGACGCACCGATCCTCATTCCCGAGGATTACGTCCCCGATCTCGACCTGCGGATGGGGCTGTATCGCCGCCTCAACGATCTCGACGAGGGCCAGGAGATCGAGGCGTTCGCCGCCGAGATGATCGACCGGTTCGGGCCGTTGCCGGATGCGACCGAGAATTTGATCAAGGTCATCGAGATCAAGCTGAACGCCAAGCGCGCGTGCGTGTCGAAGATCGACGTTGGGCCGAAGGGCGTGCTGGTGTCGTTCCACGACGACAAGCCGCCGAACATCGACAAGCTGCTGGCGTATGTTGAGCGGCTGAACGGGGTCGCGCGGTTGCGGCCGGACAGCAAGCTGGTGTTGCAGCGGGCTTGGGGCGATCCGAAGGCTCGGCTGCATGGGGCGTTGCAGCTGTCGAAGGGGCTGGCGAAAGCGGCTTCTTAA
- a CDS encoding CC0125/CC1285 family lipoprotein yields MKPGRKVALAALATGALLLAGCATETTYRPATGQGFSRTGYSDRMIEPGRFLVSFAGNSVTSRDTVERYLFFRAAELTLQNGYDYYLMADRDTNLQSRTYSTPGLGGGFGYGGFGGYWGPSWRYYGRGFGWRNWSPGFGGGFGGFGGGFGGGPWGNDFDVRTIDRYEATAEIVMRKGPIPRDNIRAFDARKVVDSIGPSVVLPK; encoded by the coding sequence ATGAAACCTGGTCGCAAGGTCGCACTGGCAGCGCTCGCAACGGGCGCCCTATTGCTGGCCGGTTGCGCGACCGAGACCACCTATCGGCCGGCGACGGGCCAGGGGTTCAGCCGCACCGGCTATAGCGACCGTATGATCGAGCCGGGCCGCTTCCTCGTCAGCTTCGCCGGCAACAGCGTCACGTCGCGCGATACCGTCGAGCGCTACCTGTTCTTCCGCGCCGCCGAACTGACGTTGCAGAACGGCTATGACTATTATTTAATGGCCGACCGCGACACCAACCTCCAGTCGCGCACCTACTCGACACCGGGTCTCGGCGGCGGGTTTGGGTATGGCGGCTTCGGCGGCTATTGGGGTCCGTCGTGGCGTTACTACGGCCGAGGCTTCGGCTGGCGTAACTGGAGCCCCGGCTTTGGCGGCGGGTTCGGTGGATTTGGCGGCGGTTTCGGTGGCGGCCCATGGGGCAACGACTTCGACGTCCGCACGATCGATCGCTACGAGGCGACCGCCGAGATCGTGATGCGCAAGGGCCCGATCCCGCGCGACAACATCCGCGCGTTCGATGCCCGGAAGGTCGTCGACAGCATTGGCCCGAGCGTCGTGCTGCCGAAGTAA
- a CDS encoding secondary thiamine-phosphate synthase enzyme YjbQ — translation MRQATTILTIDTTRQGLVDVTDQIARWTRDQRLTEGLLTIFCRHTSASLLIQENAAPEVRTDLEAYFARIAPESREYEHDDEGPDDMPAHLRTALTQVQLSIPLIDARLALGTWQGIYMFEHRRRPHRRTLALHLIGV, via the coding sequence ATGCGCCAAGCCACCACGATCCTAACCATCGACACCACCCGCCAAGGCCTCGTCGACGTCACCGACCAGATCGCCCGCTGGACCCGTGACCAGCGCCTCACCGAAGGCTTGCTGACGATCTTCTGCCGCCACACCTCCGCCTCCCTCCTGATCCAGGAAAACGCGGCGCCTGAAGTCCGCACCGACCTCGAAGCCTATTTCGCCCGCATCGCCCCGGAATCGCGCGAGTACGAACATGACGACGAAGGCCCGGACGACATGCCGGCCCACCTGCGCACTGCGCTCACCCAGGTCCAGCTCTCGATCCCGCTGATCGACGCACGACTCGCACTCGGCACGTGGCAGGGCATATATATGTTCGAGCATCGCCGCCGCCCGCATCGCCGCACTTTGGCGCTGCACTTGATCGGCGTTTAG
- the secA gene encoding preprotein translocase subunit SecA, which produces MFGGLAKSLFGSSNDRYVKSLNPILAKIASFEPSLQAMSDEELSAQTVKFRARLANGEKLDDLLPEAFATVREAAHRVLGQRHYDVQMVGGIVLHRGEIAEMRTGEGKTLVATLATYLNALPGDGVHVVTVNDYLAARDAEWMGQVYTFLGMTIGVIIPNLSDEERRAAYAADITYGTNNEFGFDYLRDNMKYERSAMTQRPFNFAVVDEVDSVLIDEARTPLIISGPTDDKSELYIQVDAVVKQLVPGDYDKDEKQKTIILTEDGTEKVERMLEAAGLLEGQNLYDFENTQVVHHLNQALRAIVMFKSDIDYIVKDGKVIIIDEFTGRMMDGRRWSDGLHQAVEAKEGVQIEPENQTMASITFQNYFRMYPKIGGMTGTAATEAAEFYDIYKINVVSIPTNVEVKRVDEEDEFYKDTKDKFAAIAKKIKHHADLGQPVLVGTVSIEKSEMLSEFLVGENVDHKVLNARFHEMEAHIVAQAGRKSAVTIATNMAGRGTDIKLGGNLEFRMLDEHPELVEGTPEYDEAAARITIEIEAEKQAVLAAGGLFVLGTERHESRRIDNQLRGRSGRQGDPGLSRFYLSLDDDLLRIFGPDTLFAKMMRNNIEDGEAIGSKWLSKAIETAQKKVEARNYDIRKQVVEYDDVMNEQRKVIYEQRADIMDADTVGDVVTDMRAETVNVIVGDACPPNSYPEQWDVAGMKTRLAEVMNLEPSIDAWLLEESVDPEVLEERIRTMADEAIAQKSADLDTETWTSVEKSILLQNLDHHWKEHLATLDALRQVVHLRAYAQKTPINEYKQEAFSLFQRMLETIREDVTKTIAHAQFQMQAPVGLPELPDFITTHFDPFTGEDDSNDFDGGTRGHITSQMPPLQIPQPQEGDIGEDPANWEGVVSRNAPCPCGSGRKYKQCHGAV; this is translated from the coding sequence ATGTTCGGTGGCCTCGCCAAATCCTTGTTCGGTTCGTCCAACGACCGGTACGTCAAGTCGCTCAACCCGATCCTCGCCAAGATCGCCTCGTTCGAGCCGTCGCTCCAGGCGATGTCGGACGAGGAACTCTCCGCGCAGACCGTCAAGTTCCGTGCGCGTCTCGCGAACGGCGAGAAGCTCGACGACCTGCTCCCCGAGGCGTTCGCGACCGTCCGCGAGGCCGCGCACCGCGTGCTCGGCCAGCGCCATTACGACGTGCAGATGGTCGGCGGCATCGTCCTTCACCGCGGCGAGATCGCCGAGATGCGGACCGGCGAGGGCAAGACGCTCGTGGCCACGCTCGCGACCTATCTCAACGCGCTGCCCGGCGACGGCGTCCACGTCGTCACCGTCAACGACTACCTCGCCGCGCGCGACGCCGAGTGGATGGGGCAGGTCTATACCTTCCTGGGCATGACGATCGGCGTCATCATCCCGAACCTGTCGGACGAGGAACGCCGCGCCGCCTATGCCGCGGACATCACCTACGGCACCAACAACGAGTTCGGCTTCGACTATCTGCGCGACAACATGAAGTACGAGCGCAGTGCGATGACGCAGCGGCCGTTCAACTTCGCGGTGGTCGACGAGGTCGATTCGGTGCTGATCGACGAGGCGCGCACGCCGCTGATCATCTCGGGTCCGACCGACGACAAGTCCGAGCTGTATATCCAGGTCGACGCGGTCGTGAAGCAGCTCGTCCCCGGCGACTACGACAAGGATGAGAAGCAGAAGACGATCATCCTCACCGAGGACGGCACCGAGAAGGTCGAGCGGATGCTCGAGGCGGCCGGGCTGCTCGAGGGGCAGAACCTGTACGACTTCGAGAACACGCAGGTCGTGCATCACCTCAACCAGGCGCTGCGCGCGATCGTGATGTTCAAGTCGGACATCGACTACATCGTCAAGGACGGCAAGGTCATCATCATCGACGAGTTCACCGGTCGCATGATGGACGGCCGGCGCTGGTCGGACGGCCTGCACCAGGCGGTCGAGGCGAAGGAGGGCGTCCAGATCGAGCCCGAGAACCAGACGATGGCCTCGATCACGTTCCAGAACTATTTCCGCATGTACCCCAAGATCGGCGGCATGACCGGTACCGCGGCGACCGAGGCGGCCGAGTTCTACGACATCTACAAGATCAACGTCGTCAGCATCCCGACCAACGTCGAGGTGAAGCGCGTCGACGAGGAAGACGAGTTCTACAAGGATACCAAGGACAAGTTCGCGGCGATCGCCAAGAAGATCAAGCATCACGCCGACCTGGGTCAGCCGGTGCTGGTCGGCACGGTGTCGATCGAGAAGTCCGAGATGCTGAGCGAGTTCCTGGTCGGCGAGAACGTCGATCACAAGGTGCTCAACGCGCGCTTCCACGAGATGGAGGCGCACATCGTCGCGCAGGCCGGGCGCAAGTCCGCGGTGACGATCGCGACGAACATGGCGGGCCGCGGCACCGACATCAAACTCGGCGGCAACCTGGAGTTCCGTATGCTCGACGAGCATCCCGAGCTGGTCGAGGGCACGCCCGAATATGACGAGGCGGCGGCGCGGATCACGATCGAGATCGAGGCGGAGAAGCAGGCGGTGCTCGCCGCGGGTGGTCTGTTCGTGCTCGGCACCGAGCGTCACGAGAGCCGGCGCATCGACAACCAGCTGCGCGGGCGTTCGGGCCGTCAGGGCGATCCGGGCCTGTCGCGCTTCTACCTCAGCCTCGACGACGATCTGCTGCGGATTTTCGGGCCGGACACGCTGTTCGCCAAGATGATGCGCAACAACATCGAGGACGGCGAGGCGATCGGCAGCAAGTGGTTGTCGAAGGCGATCGAGACCGCGCAGAAGAAGGTCGAGGCGCGCAACTACGACATCCGCAAGCAGGTCGTCGAATATGATGACGTGATGAACGAGCAGCGCAAGGTGATCTACGAGCAGCGCGCGGACATCATGGATGCCGACACGGTCGGCGACGTGGTGACCGACATGCGCGCGGAGACGGTCAATGTCATCGTCGGCGATGCGTGCCCGCCCAACTCGTATCCCGAGCAGTGGGATGTCGCAGGGATGAAGACGCGGCTTGCGGAGGTGATGAACCTCGAACCGTCGATCGACGCGTGGCTGCTGGAAGAATCGGTCGATCCCGAGGTTCTGGAAGAGCGCATCCGCACGATGGCGGACGAGGCGATCGCGCAGAAGTCCGCCGATCTGGATACCGAGACGTGGACGTCGGTCGAGAAGTCGATCCTGTTGCAGAACCTCGATCATCACTGGAAGGAGCATCTGGCGACGCTCGACGCGCTGCGTCAGGTCGTCCATCTGCGCGCCTACGCACAGAAGACGCCGATCAACGAGTATAAGCAGGAGGCGTTCTCGCTGTTCCAGCGGATGCTCGAGACGATCCGCGAGGACGTGACCAAGACGATCGCGCATGCCCAGTTCCAGATGCAGGCACCGGTCGGGCTGCCCGAACTGCCGGACTTCATCACGACGCATTTCGATCCGTTTACGGGGGAGGACGACTCGAACGACTTCGACGGGGGGACGCGGGGGCACATCACGTCGCAGATGCCACCGTTGCAGATCCCTCAGCCGCAGGAAGGCGATATCGGCGAGGATCCTGCGAACTGGGAAGGTGTGGTGAGCCGCAACGCGCCTTGCCCGTGTGGGTCGGGGCGGAAGTACAAGCAGTGCCACGGGGCTGTTTGA
- a CDS encoding TonB family protein: MIDEDMSAAPGARFDGSTTCVMVVVASIVALSFALAACILSIASNGYRWWRAPFPTTIPRNLPLATTPAKPIGRYADWFGTDDYPASAAREGKEGAVKAALLVAADGSVEACEVLAGSGTNSLDHGTCRAAVRHGQFTPARDANGQAIASRIELPRVRWALP; this comes from the coding sequence ATGATCGACGAGGACATGAGCGCAGCACCCGGTGCACGGTTCGACGGCAGCACCACCTGCGTGATGGTCGTCGTCGCATCGATCGTTGCGCTCAGCTTCGCCTTGGCCGCATGCATCTTGTCGATCGCGAGCAATGGCTATCGCTGGTGGCGCGCACCGTTCCCAACGACGATCCCGCGCAACCTCCCCTTGGCTACCACGCCAGCCAAGCCGATCGGACGCTATGCCGACTGGTTTGGTACCGACGATTACCCGGCATCCGCTGCTCGCGAGGGCAAGGAAGGTGCCGTCAAAGCTGCCCTGCTCGTCGCGGCGGATGGATCGGTCGAAGCGTGCGAAGTCCTCGCGGGTAGTGGGACCAACTCGCTTGATCACGGAACGTGCCGCGCCGCGGTTCGCCACGGCCAGTTCACTCCCGCGCGCGATGCGAACGGGCAGGCCATCGCCTCGCGCATCGAATTGCCACGCGTCCGATGGGCGCTGCCGTGA
- the argJ gene encoding bifunctional glutamate N-acetyltransferase/amino-acid acetyltransferase ArgJ, producing the protein MQTSPLALPFPAAPSIDGVALHVARAAYKTWDRCDLTFVTLEPGTVVAGVLTQSKCPSPEVEWCRAALTLGQARALVVNAGNSNAFTGSRGRAAVEAIAARTAAHLGCQPSDVFVASTGVIGVPLPIDKAEAGLDAAFAAEPCGWEDAAATIMTTDTFTKGAVTTAVIGDRTVTLVGIIKGSGMIAPDMATMLGFIFTDAAAEPEFLQTALSKANAPSFSCITVDSDTSTSDTVLAFATGKAGNATLADDESVGADAFRAALADLCHQLAMLVVRDGEGAQKLIEIQVTGAESDRSAHRIAMSIANSPLVKTAVAGEDANWGRIVMAVGKAGEPADRDTLSIRFGNTQVAEGGLALSGYDEAPVAAHLKGQEIEIGVDLALGEGRATVWTCDLTHGYISINADYRS; encoded by the coding sequence ATGCAGACCTCGCCGCTCGCCTTGCCCTTCCCCGCCGCCCCTTCGATCGACGGAGTCGCGCTGCATGTCGCGCGCGCGGCGTACAAGACCTGGGACCGGTGCGACCTGACGTTCGTGACGCTGGAGCCGGGAACCGTGGTCGCCGGTGTGCTGACGCAGAGCAAATGTCCTTCTCCTGAGGTGGAATGGTGCCGTGCGGCGCTGACGCTGGGTCAGGCTCGGGCGCTTGTCGTGAACGCCGGTAACTCGAATGCGTTTACCGGCTCGCGGGGGCGTGCGGCGGTCGAGGCGATCGCGGCGCGGACTGCGGCGCATCTTGGGTGCCAGCCTTCGGACGTGTTCGTTGCGTCGACTGGGGTGATCGGCGTGCCGTTGCCGATCGACAAGGCCGAGGCGGGGCTTGATGCGGCGTTCGCTGCCGAGCCATGCGGCTGGGAGGATGCGGCGGCGACGATCATGACGACCGACACCTTCACCAAGGGGGCGGTGACGACGGCGGTGATCGGGGATCGCACCGTCACTTTGGTGGGGATCATCAAGGGCTCGGGGATGATCGCGCCGGACATGGCGACGATGCTCGGGTTCATCTTCACCGACGCCGCGGCCGAGCCGGAGTTTCTGCAGACTGCGCTGTCGAAGGCGAACGCACCGAGCTTCTCGTGCATCACTGTCGACAGCGATACCTCGACCAGCGACACGGTGCTGGCGTTCGCGACCGGCAAGGCAGGCAATGCTACGCTTGCGGACGACGAGAGTGTCGGCGCGGATGCGTTCCGCGCGGCACTAGCGGATCTGTGCCACCAGCTCGCCATGCTCGTCGTCCGTGACGGCGAAGGCGCGCAGAAGTTGATCGAAATCCAGGTGACCGGCGCGGAGAGCGACCGCAGCGCACACCGGATCGCGATGAGTATCGCCAACTCACCGCTGGTGAAGACTGCCGTTGCTGGGGAGGACGCGAACTGGGGGCGGATTGTCATGGCGGTCGGCAAGGCCGGCGAACCTGCGGACCGCGACACGCTCTCGATCCGGTTCGGGAATACGCAGGTTGCCGAGGGGGGCTTGGCGCTTAGCGGGTATGACGAGGCGCCTGTGGCGGCGCATCTGAAGGGCCAGGAAATCGAGATCGGTGTCGATCTGGCTCTAGGCGAAGGTCGGGCCACGGTTTGGACCTGCGACCTTACGCATGGCTATATCTCAATTAACGCCGACTATCGGAGCTAA